A region of the Thermanaerothrix sp. genome:
CCCTTAAGCTTGAGACCGTGGTGGAAGGGGTGGAGACCCGGGAACAGTGCTCCGCCGTGACCAACATGGGCATAGGCTGCATACAGGGGTTCCTGTTCAGCCCCCCTATGCCGCTAAAGTCGCTGGAGTCCATGGTGTCCGAGTCGGGGATCCTGTCGCACCCCCTAAGACTCCCCCGATGACAGGGACCTTAGACTCCTTCTGACCAGGTAGAATCCCAAGAGACACCCTCCCACGTCAGCCACCGGCAGCGCCATCCAGACGCCGGTTATGCCGAATATGGGCGGCAGCACCACGAGGGGCACCAGGACGAAGAGCACCACCCGGCACATGGCGGAGAGAAGCCCCGCCCGCCAGTTGCCTATG
Encoded here:
- a CDS encoding EAL domain-containing protein; the protein is MDKSFVSQVPRSEKDMALIAAILGMAKALKLETVVEGVETREQCSAVTNMGIGCIQGFLFSPPMPLKSLESMVSESGILSHPLRLPR